The Candidatus Eisenbacteria bacterium genome includes the window TCGGCACGCCTGTCTTCTCTTGGCAGACGGCGGTCGTGACGGCGGGTCTCCTGAGCCTGATCGGAATCGTGTCAGGGATGGGCCCCGCCCGCCGAGCGGCGGGGCTCAACCCGGCGGTCGCCCTGAGGAGTTGACCGATGGGACCCGGGAGACAGGGGCTCGCCTTGATGGTCCGCTTCCTCGGCCGCGGAAGGTCGCGCCCCGCCGCGATCCTCCTCGCCGTCGGCTGGGGCACGCTCGCGATGATGCTCCTCCTGGCCTTCGGCGAGGGACTCAAGCTCACCATGGAGACGGGCCGCTACGGGCTCGGGCTCGATCCCGTCATCGTCTGGGCGGGCACCACGACGAAGCCATGGATGGGGATGAAGGCGGGGCGCGGCATCGATCTGAATGAAGAGGACCTCGCCGCGCTCGAGCGCGAGATCCCCGAGATCGACGAGGTCGCCGGTGAGCGCCAGAGATGGGCCGTCGACATCACGTGGGGCTCCAAGGCGGTGTCCACGCACCTGACGGGCGTGATGCCCTGCTACGAGGGGATCAGGACCCACCATCCGCAGCGGGGCGGCCGGTTCCTGAACGAGACCGATCAGGCACAGGGGCGCCGCGTCATCTTCCTGGGGCCGGATCTCAAGGAGCGCCTCTTCGGCCCGGAGGCGGCTGTGGGACAGAGCGTGCAGATCCACGGAGTCCCCTTCACCGTGGTCGGCGTGATGATCGACAAGCAGCAGATGGGCATGTACAGCGGCCCTGACGTGAACAAGGCATCGATCCCGCTCTCGACCTTCGAGTCGGTCTTCGGCAAGACCGAATACAGCCTGATGCTCTACACCATCAAGCCCGACGCCGATTCGAAGGAAGTGGAAAAGAAGGTCCGAGAGGTCTTCGCCCGCCGCCAGAGATTCGATCGGGAGGACGAGAGCGCGCTCCACTTCTGGGATACGATCGAGAACCGCAAGGAGACGGCCAAGGTCATGAACGGGATGCAGATCTTTCTCGGACTCGTGGGGGGCATGACGATACTGGTCGCTGGAGTCGGCCTCGCGAACATGCTCTTCGTCATGGTCCATCGCCGGACGCGGGAGATCGGCATGCAGATGGCGATCGGGGCGCGCAAGGCCGCGATCACATCCCAGGTCGTCGGCGAGTCGCTGATCCTCGCGGGAATCGGCGGGTATCTGGGGATCGGCCTCTCGTGGCTCGTCGTCGAGCTGCTGCAGCGGATTCCGATCAAGAACGAAGGGCTTCAGTTCCTCGGCAAGCCGACCCTCTCCCTCCCGCTCGGGATCGTCACCGTCGCCGTGCTCGTCGGGATCGGATGTCTCGCGGGAGCCCTGCCTTCCCGCCGCGCGGCCCGCTTGAACCCTGTGGAGGCGTTGCGCCATGAGTGACGCGAGATCGGCCATCATCGAGATGAGAGGGATCACCAAGATCTACGACGGCGGATCCCTCGAGGTGGCGGCCCTGCGCGACGTGGATCTGACGGTCCGAGGCGGCGAGATGATCGCGGTGATCGGCGCCTCCGGCTCCGGCAAGTCGACGCTGATGAACTTGATCGGATGTCTCGACACGCCGACGAGAGGAACCTACAGATTCGAGGGCAGGGACGTGACGCTCCTCGACGGCGAGGAACTGGCCGGTCTCCGCAACAGATCGATCGGCTTCGTCTTCCAGTCGTTTCATCTGCTTCCCTACGCCACCGCGCGCGAGAATGTCGAGATGCCGCTTCTCTTCGCGGGATTGCCGTCGCGGGCGCGGCGCGAGCGGGCGACCGAGATGCTCGATCGCGTCGGCTTGCGGGAGCGATCCGAGCACCTTTCCACCCAGCTCTCCGGCGGCGAGATGCAGAGGGTCGCCATCGCCCGGGCCCTCGCGAACCGCCCCAAGGTGATCCTGGCGGACGAGCCTACGGGCAACCTGGACAGCCGCACCGGCCGCGGAATCCTAGAAGTCTTCGTGAAGCTCTGGAGGGAAGGGACAACGATCGTCCTCATCACACACGACATGCGCCTTGCGCGCCTTTGCACGCGCATCCTCCAGCTCCAGGACGGCCGCATCGCCCACGACGGCACGGAAGTACCGGTAGAGGACGAGATCCCGCTGCCGATCGACTGAGCGGCGTCGGCCCCATCGAGGCACGGGCGGCCGGGGCGAAACCGGGGCGCGGCTGGAGCGAGGCTGGGGCGGGACCGGCGCGCCGCGGCGCCGGCCTGTTCCCCGCGACGCTGCCCTTGCGCTATCGTCGGGTCAAACCATCAGGAGACCCGACATGACGCTGGACGACCTGTTCGACGCTCTCTGGCGGGAGTACGCCGCGATCACGCCCGACGCCCACGAAATCCACAGACGGATCGCCGAAAGGGGCGAGACGATCGTCAACGATCACGTCGCCTTCCGCACCTTCGACATCGACCCGATCCGAATCGACTCCCTCGTCCGTCCATTCATCGACCGGGGCTACAGGCCCTCGGGCGAGTATTCCTTCGAGGAAAAGAAGCTCCGGGCCAGGTCCTACATGCACGAAGATCCGACACGGCCTCGCATCTTCATCTCCGAGCTGTTGACCGGGTCCTTCAGCGATCGCCTGAAGGCGATCTGCCGCTCCCTGGCCGAGCAGGTTCCGCCAGGGCGGGCGGGCTCGACCCCCCTCTTCATGGAGGGCAGGATCTGGAGCCCGGTCTCTCATGATGAGTACCTGGGCCTTCTGGAGGAGTCGGAGTACGCCGCATGGACGGCCGCGTTCGGGATCCGGGTCAATCACTTCACCGTCTCGTTCAATCACCTCAAGGGATT containing:
- a CDS encoding ABC transporter permease, which translates into the protein MGPGRQGLALMVRFLGRGRSRPAAILLAVGWGTLAMMLLLAFGEGLKLTMETGRYGLGLDPVIVWAGTTTKPWMGMKAGRGIDLNEEDLAALEREIPEIDEVAGERQRWAVDITWGSKAVSTHLTGVMPCYEGIRTHHPQRGGRFLNETDQAQGRRVIFLGPDLKERLFGPEAAVGQSVQIHGVPFTVVGVMIDKQQMGMYSGPDVNKASIPLSTFESVFGKTEYSLMLYTIKPDADSKEVEKKVREVFARRQRFDREDESALHFWDTIENRKETAKVMNGMQIFLGLVGGMTILVAGVGLANMLFVMVHRRTREIGMQMAIGARKAAITSQVVGESLILAGIGGYLGIGLSWLVVELLQRIPIKNEGLQFLGKPTLSLPLGIVTVAVLVGIGCLAGALPSRRAARLNPVEALRHE
- a CDS encoding ABC transporter ATP-binding protein, producing MSDARSAIIEMRGITKIYDGGSLEVAALRDVDLTVRGGEMIAVIGASGSGKSTLMNLIGCLDTPTRGTYRFEGRDVTLLDGEELAGLRNRSIGFVFQSFHLLPYATARENVEMPLLFAGLPSRARRERATEMLDRVGLRERSEHLSTQLSGGEMQRVAIARALANRPKVILADEPTGNLDSRTGRGILEVFVKLWREGTTIVLITHDMRLARLCTRILQLQDGRIAHDGTEVPVEDEIPLPID
- a CDS encoding DUF1338 domain-containing protein, which translates into the protein MTLDDLFDALWREYAAITPDAHEIHRRIAERGETIVNDHVAFRTFDIDPIRIDSLVRPFIDRGYRPSGEYSFEEKKLRARSYMHEDPTRPRIFISELLTGSFSDRLKAICRSLAEQVPPGRAGSTPLFMEGRIWSPVSHDEYLGLLEESEYAAWTAAFGIRVNHFTVSFNHLKGFESLRQFCDWLASCGFRLLDPSDPVSGSPDVLLEQASILASRIEWEFAGGERKVIPSCYYEFARRYVDPSTGKLYAGFIAKSANKLFESTNVKPYGRES